In the genome of Leishmania infantum JPCM5 genome chromosome 27, one region contains:
- a CDS encoding putative proteasome regulatory non-ATP-ase subunit 3, with translation MPLAAAKTPINATAATKRAEAEQLTRLMTLYRAVCVRHDELGMEIVLNDILAFLTSTHQHEQAEAFIATCNITLPHRANNQAARYFYYVGLTRALRLEYVDAHQCLQQALRKAPERAFGFRIAATKLSLVVQLLLGEIPPRSDFLAKDMRDSLAPYLQLASCVRFGQVDRFMTVLREHQVAFEHDRTHSLILRVHQHVIKTGLRRICQAYSRISISDVCSKLAMSNVADAEYILSKAIHDGVIDAVLDNEKGELISSDSIDVYSTSEPLHALQRRIHFLNLTHNDAKRAMRYDVTDPEIIEERRKEAKAERDELERAIQDESTGMDNVNFEDGL, from the coding sequence AtgcccctcgctgccgccaagaCACCCATCAATGCCACGGCTGCCACGAAgcgcgccgaggcggagcagtTGACGCGCCTCATGACCCTTTACcgtgccgtgtgtgtgcgccacgACGAGCTCGGCATGGAGATTGTGCTCAACGACATTCTCGCCTTCCTCACCAGCACGCACCAGCACGAGCAGGCGGAGGCGTTCATCGCGACATGCAACATCACACTGCCGCATCGCGCGAACAACCAGGCAGCTCGCTACTTTTACTACGTCGGCCTCACGCGTGCGCTTCGGCTCGAGTACGTCGACGCGCATCAGTGTCTGCAGCAAGCACTACGTAAGGCACCGGAGCGCGCGTTCGGCTTTCGCATTGCTGCGACGAAGCTGTCTTTggtcgtgcagctgctgctcggaGAGATTCCGCCGCGCTCTGACTTCCTCGCCAAGGACATGCGCGACAGTCTTGCGCCGTACTTGCAACTGgcctcgtgcgtgcgctttgGCCAGGTGGACCGCTTCATGACGGTTCTGCGCGAGCACCAGGTGGCCTTCGAACATGACCGCACCCACTCCCTCATCTTGCGTGTCCACCAGCACGTCATTAAGACGGGTCTGCGCCGCATCTGCCAGGCATACAGTCGCATCAGCATCTCCGACGTCTGCTCAAAGCTGGCCATGAGCAACGTGGCGGACGCCGAGTACATCCTCTCCAAAGCCATCCATGATGGCGTGATTGACGCCGTTCTAGACAATGAAAAAGGCGAGCTCATCTCGAGTGACAGCATCGACGTCTACTCCACTTCTGAGCCGCttcacgcgctgcagcgccgcatccatTTCTTAAACTTGACGCACAACGACGCCAAGCGCGCCATGCGCTACGACGTGACAGACCCCGAGATTATCGAGGAGCGGCGtaaggaggcgaaggcggagcGTGATGAGCTGGAGCGTGCCATCCAGGATGAGTCCACCGGGATGGACAACGTGAACTTTGAGGACGGCCTGTAG